ATCAAGGACGCGACCAAGACCACGGTCACCGGCGTCGAGATGTTCCGCAAGCTGCTCGACCAGGGCCAGGCGGGCGACAACGTCGGCCTGCTGCTGCGCGGCATCAAGCGCGAGGACGTCGAGCGCGGCCAGTGCATCATCAAGCCGGGCACGAACACCCCGCACACCGAGTTCGAGGCGCAGGTCTACATCCTGTCCAAGGACGAGGGCGGACGGCACACGCCGTTCTTCAACAACTACCGTCCGCAGTTCTACTTCCGGACCACGGACGTCACCGGCGTGGTGCACCTCCCCGAGGGCACCGAGATGGTCATGCCGGGCGACAACACCGAGATGCGCGTTGAGCTGATCCAGCCCATCGCCATGGAAGAGGGCCTGAAGTTCGCCATCCGTGAGGGTGGTCGGACCGTCGGCGCCGGTCGCGTCGTCAAGATCCTCAAGTAAGACGATCGTCGGAGCGGCGGTCCGGCTCCGCGGCAGGGGCCGGACCGCCGCACCACGAAGGCAACAAACCCAGCGGCACTACCAGCAAAGGACACCGAGGCCACCATGGCGGGACAGAAGATCCGCATCCGGCTCAAGGCCTACGACCATGAGGTCATCGACTCCTCGGCGAAGAAGATCGTCGAGACGGTGACGCGGACGGGCGCCAAGGTCGCGGGCCCGGTGCCGCTGCCGACCGAGAAGAACGTGTACTGCGTCATCCGCTCGCCGCACAAGTACAAGGACTCGCGCGAGCACTTCGAGATGCGCACGCACAAGCGGCTGATCGACATCATCGATCCGACGCCCAAGACGGTCGACTCGCTGATGCGGCTCGACCTGCCGGCCGGCGTCGACATCGAGATCAAGCTCTAGAGGACGCACCCACCATGAGTAAGCAGAGCAAGGGCGTCCTGGGCGAGAAGCTCGGCATGACCCAGGTCTTCGACGATGAGGGCCGGATCGTTCCGGTGACCGTCGTCGCGGCCGGGCCGTGCGTCGTCACCCAGATCCGTACGCCCGACAAGGACGGCTACAGCGCCGTGCAGATCGGCTACGGCCAGGTGGACCCGCGCAAGGTCAACAAGCCCCGCACGGGGCACTTCGAGAAGGCCGGCGTGACCCCGCGCCGCTTCCTGATCGAGCTGCGCACCGACGACGCCACCGAGTACTCCCTCGGCCAGGAGATCACCGCCACGGTCTTCGAGGCCGGCCAGCGGATCGACGTCACCGGCACCAGCAAGGGCAAGGGCACCGCGGGTGTCATGAAGCGCCATGGCTTCAAGGGCCTCGGCGCCTCGCACGGCACCCAGCGCAAGCACCGCTCGCCGGGCTCGATCGGCGGCTGCGCGACCCCCGGTCGCGTCTTCAAGGGCCTGCGCATGGCCGGGCGGATGGGTCACGTCCGCAAGACCGTGCAGAACCTGACCATCCACGCCATCGACGCGGACAAGGGCCTGCTGCTCATCAAGGGCGCCATCCCCGGTCCCAACGGCGGTCTCGTGCTGGTCCGCGACGCAGTGAAGGGAACGGGCAAGTGAGCAAGCTCGATGTCGAACTGCCCGCGGAGATCTTCGACGCGAAGACCAGCGTGCCGCTGATCCACCAGGTGATCGTGGCCCAGCAGGCCGCGGCGCGCCAGGGCACCCACTCCACCAAGACCCGCGGCGAGGTCCGCGGCGGTGGCAAGAAGCCGTACCGGCAGAAGGGCACCGGCCGCGCCCGTCAGGGCTCGACCCGCGCGCCCCAGTTCGCCGGCGGCGGCACGGTGCACGGCCCCCAGCCGCGCGACTACTCCCAGCGCACGCCCAAGAAGATGAAGGCCGCCGCGCTGCGCGGCGCCCTGTCGGACCGGGCGCGGCACGGTCGGATCCACGTGGTGGACACCCTCGTCGAGGGCGAGACCCCCAAGACCAAGGCGGCGCTGCAGGCGCTGCGCGAGGTCAGCCAGGCCCGCCGGATCCTCGTGGTCGTCGACCGTGAGGACGAGCTGACCTGGAAGAGCCTGCGCAACGAGCCCAGCGTGCACCTGCTGGTCCAGGACCAGCTCAACACCTACGACGTGATGGTGAGCGACGAGGTGGTCTTCACGAAGGCCGCCTACGAGTCGTTCATCGCACGCGCGACGAACCAGAAGGGAGGTGGCGACAAGTGAGCAAGATCGCCGACCCCCGGGACATCATCATCGCGCCGGTCGTCTCGGAGAAGAGCTACGGCCTGCTGGACGAGAACAAGTACACGTTCATCGTCCGGCCGGACGCCAACAAGGTCCAGATCAGGCAGGCGGTCGAGGCCGTGTTCGGGGTCAAGGTGACCAGCGTGAACACGATCAACCGCAAGGGCAAGCGGAAGCGGACGCGCTTCGGCTACGGCAAGCGCAAGGACACCAAGCGAGCCATCGTCGGGCTGGCCGAGGGCGACCGGATCGACATCTTCGGTGGCCCGACCGCCTGAGCGGCGGCGAACCGAAGAACACGACTAGAGGATGAACGAAAAAGATGGGCATCCGTAAATACAAGCCGACGACACCCGGTCGTCGCGGCTCCAGCGTGGCCGACTTCGTCGAGCTCACGCGTCGGGAGCCGGAGAAGTCGCTGCTGCGCCCCCTTCCGAAGAAGGGCGGCCGCAACAACCACGGTCGCATCACCACCCGGCATCAGGGCGGTGGTCACAAGCGGGCGTACCGCCTGATCGACTTCCGTCGCGCCGACAAGGACGGCATCCCGGCGAAGGTCGCGCACATCGAGTACGACCCGAACCGCACCGCCCGCATCGCGCTGCTGCACTACGTGGACGGCGAGAAGCGCTACATCCTGGCGCCGCAGGGCCTCAAGCAGGGCGACCGCGTCGAGAACGGGCCGGGCTCGGACATCAAGCCGGGCAACTGCCTGCCGCTGCGCAACATCCCGACGGGTACCGTCGTGCACGCCATCGAGCTGAAGCCCGGCGGCGGCGCGAAGCTGGCCCGCTCCGCGGGGGCCGGCTGCCAGTTGCTGGCCAAGGAGGGCAAGTACGCCACGCTGCGCATGCCCTCCGGTGAGATGCGGATGGTGGACGTGCGCTGCCGCGCCACCGTCGGCGAGGTCGGCAACGCCGAGCAGTCGAACATCAACTGGGGCAAGGCCGGCCGGATGCGCTGGAAGAACAAGCGTCCGACCGTTCGCGGTGTGGCCATGAACCCGATCGACCACCCGCACGGTGGTGGTGAGGGCAAGACGTCCGGTGGCCGCCACCCGGTGAACCCCAAGGGCAAGAAGGAAGGCCGTACCCGCCAGGCGAACAAGGCCAGCGACCGGCTGATCGTCCGTCGTCGCAGCAAGAAGAAGCGGTAGGAGTACGCCATGCCACGTAGCCTGAAGAAGGGCCCGTTCGTCGACGACCACCTCTACAAGAAGGTGGAGACGCAGAACGAGAAGGGCACCAAGAACGTCATCAAGACGTGGTCCCGCCGGTCCATGATCATCCCGGAGATGATCGGGCACACCATCGCGGTGCACGACGGCCGTAAGCACGTGCCGGTGTTCGTCACCGACGCCATGGTCGGCCACAAGCTCGGTGAGTTCGCCCCCACGCGGACGTTCCGCAGCCACGTCAAAGAAGACCGTCGCAGCCGTCGCGGCTGACGCGGCGAGGATCGCAACGTAGGAGAGAGGGAACAGCGATGGAAGCCAGGGCCCAGGCGCGGTTCATCCGTGTCACGCCCAGGAAGGCCCGCCGCGTGGTGGACCTCATCCGCGGCCTTCCCGCCGCGGAGGCTCAGGCGGTGCTGCGGTTCGCCCCCCAGGCTGCCAGTGAGCCGGTGGGCAAGGTGCTGGCGAGCGCCATCGCCAACGCCGAGCACAACTTCAAGCTCGACACCGACACGCTCGTCGTGAGCCGGGCGTGGGTCGACGAGGGGCCGACGCTCAAGCGCTTCCGGCCTCGCGCCCAGGGCCGGGCTTACCGGATCAACAAGCGCACCAGCCATATCACCGTGATCGTCGAGGCCCGCGAGGGCGCGGCGGCCGGGAACGGCGGCGGCAGGAAGAGGAGGACCCGCTAGTGGGTCAGAAGATCAACCCGCACGGGTTCCGACTCGGCATCACCACGGACTTCAAGTCCCGGTGGTACGCCGACAAGCTGTACAAGGACTACGTCAAGGAAGACGTCGCGATCCGTCGCATGCTGCAGAAGGGCATGGAGCGGGCCGGCATCTCCAAGGTCGAGATCGAGCGCACCCGCGACCGCGTCCGCGTGGACATCCACACGGCGCGTCCGGGCATCGTGATCGGCCGGCGCGGTGCCGAGGCAGACCGGATCCGGGGCGACCTCGAGAAGCTGACCGGCAAGCAGGTCCAGCTCAACATCCTCGAGGTCAAGAACCCCGAGATCGACGCTCAGCTCGTCGCCCAGGGCGTGGCCGAGCAGTTGTCCAGCCGGGTCGCGTTCCGTCGGGCGATGCGCAAGGCCATCCAGTCCGCGATGAAGAGCGGCGCCAAGGGCATCAAGGTGCAGTGCGGCGGCCGCCTCGGCGGCGCGGAGATGTCCCGCTCGGAGTTCTACCGCGAGGGCCAGGTGCCCCTGCACACCCTGCGCGCCGACATCGACTACGGCTTCTACGAGGCCCGCACCACGTTCGGTCGGATCGGCGTGAAGGTGTGGATCTACAAGGGCGAGGCCCCCACCAGCCGCGCCGAGCGCGAGGCCCGTGCGGCCCAGCAGCGCTCCGGCCCCGGTGGCGGTGGCGGCGGCGAGCGTCGCGGCGGTGACCGTCGTGGCGGTCGCGGCGGCGAGCGTCGCGGCGGCCGTGGCGGTGGCGGTGGCGGTGGCCGCGGTGGCGCCGGTGGTGCCGGCGGTGGCCGCGGTGGCGAGCGTCCGCAGCAGAGTCAGGAGCAGGCCCAGCCGACCGCCGAGTCGGCGGCGCCCGCACCGAGTGGTGAGGGGAGCTGAGTGATCCATGCTGATCCCTCGCAAGGTCAAGCACCGTAAGCAGCACCACCCCAAGCGCCGCGGCATGGCGAAGGGTGGAACGAAGGTCACCTTCGGCGAGTTCGGCATCCAGGCCGTCGAGGGCGCGTACGTGACCAACCGGCAGATCGAGGCCGCGCGTATCGCGATGACCCGGCACATCAAGCGTGGCGGCAAGGTGTGGATCAACATCTTCCCCGACCGTCCGCTGACCAAGAAGCCCGCCGAGACCCGCATGGGTTCCGGCAAGGGCTCGCCGGAGTGGTGGATCGCGAACGTCAAGCCGGGCCGGGTGATGTTCGAGCTCTCGTACCCCAACGAGGTGATCGCCCGCGAGGCGCTGACCCGCGCGATCCACAAGCTCCCCATGAAGTGCAAGATCGTCAAGCGAGAGTTGGGTGAGTCCTGATGGCCAAGGGTCTTACCGCCGACGAGCTGCGCACCGAGGCTGAGGACGCACTGGTGACCAAGCTGAAGGAGGCGAAGGAGGAGCTGTTCAACCTCCGCTTCCAGGCCGCCACCGGCCAGCTTGACAACCACGGGCGGCTGCGCGAGGTCAAGCGCGAGATCGCCCGGATCTACACCGTGATGCGGGAGCGCGAGCTCGGCATCGTGACGGTCGCCGAGGAGCCCGCGCAGGAGGACGAGAGCAATGACTGAGCAGGCGCCCGCCGAGGCCGCCAAGCGGCCCAGCCGCAAGATCGCCGAAGGCCTCGTGGTCAGCGACAAGATGGACAAGACCGTCGTCGTGGCGGTCGAGGACCGGATCAAGCACCGCCGGTACCACAAGATCATTCGGCGGACCACCAAGTACAAGGCGCACGACGAGGCCAACGAGTGTGGCGTCGGCGACCGCGTCCGTCTCATGGAGACCCGGCCACTGTCGGCCACCAAGCGGTGGCGCGTGATCGAGATCCTCGAGAAGGCCAAGTAATCACCGGTTCCACCAGGCTCCGCGCGACGCGGAGAACCGGTGTGACGAACAGGAGTCAACGTGATCCAGCAGGAGTCGCGACTCAAGGTCGCCGACAACACGGGTGCCAAGGAGATCCTGTGCATCCGGGTTCTCGGCGGCTCGGGTCGGCGCTACGCGGGAGTCGGCGACATCATCGTCGCGACGGTGAAGGACGCCCTTCCCGGTGCGGGCGTGAAGAAGGGTGACGTCGTCAAGGCCGTCGTCGTGCGCACCCGCAAGGAGCGCCGCCGCGCCGACGGCTCCTACATCCGCTTCGACGAGAACGCCGCCGTCCTGATCAAGGACGGCGGCGACCCGCGGGGCACCCGCATCTTCGGCCCGGTGGGTCGGGAGCTGCGCGAGAAGAAGTTCATGCGAATCATCTCGCTCGCCCCGGAGGTGCTGTGATGAAGATCAGGAAGGGCGACGAGGTCGTCGTCATCGCCGGCAAGGACAAGGGCGCGACCGGCAAGGTCATCCACGCCGACCCGCGTCGCGACCGGGTGACCGTCGAGGGCGTCAACCTCATCAAGAAGAACACCAAGGCCGACCCGCAGGGCAAGGGCGGCGGGGTCATCACCCGTGAGGCGTCGCTGCACGTGAGCAACGTGGCGCTGGTCGAGGACGGCAAGCCGGTCCGGGTCGGCTACAAGATCAATGAGGACGGCACGAAGGTCCGGATCTCGCGCCGCAGCGGCAAGGAGGTCTGAGAGCCATGACCGAGACCACCACCGAGCGGCCGGTGCCGCAGCCGCGGCTGAAGCTCCGCTACCGCGAGGAGATCACCAAGTCCCTCCAGGAGCAGTTCGGCTACGCCAACGTCATGCAGATCCCCGGTCTGACGAAGATCGTGGTGAACATGGGCGTGGGCGACGCGGCCAAGGACACGAAGCTGATCGAGGGCGCGATCCGCGACCTGACGCTGATCACCGCCCAGAAGCCCAGCGTGAACCGGGCCAAGAAGTCCATCGCCCAGTTCAAGCTGCGCGAGGGCATGCCGATCGGCGCGCACGTCACGCTGCGCGGCGACCGGATGTGGGAGTTCCTGGACCGGCTGCTGTCGCTGGCGCTGCCCCGCATCCGTGACTTCCGCGGCCTGTCGCCCAAGCAGTTCGACGGGAACGGCAACTACACCTTCGGGCTGACCGAGCAGGTCATGTTCCACGAGGTCGACCCGGACAAGGTCGACCGGCAGCGGGGCATGGACATCACGGTCGTGACGACCGCGAAGACCGATGACGAGGGCCGGGCGCTCCTGCGGGCCCTGGGCTTCCCCTTCAAGGAGAACTGATGGCGAAGAAGGGCCTGATCGCCAAGGCCGCCCGCAAGCCCAAGTTCGGGGTCCGCGCGTACACTCGGTGTTCGCGTTGCGGACGCCCGCGCTCCGTCTACCGCAAGTTCGGCCTCTGCCGGGTCTGCTTCCGGGAGATGGCGCACCGCGGCGAGCTGCCCGGGATCACCAAGTCGAGCTGGTAAGCGCGACCGACGTAGAAATAGCAACCGGGCGCCTGTCCAAGGCGCCCACGACCACGCCGTAGGTCCACCCCGGGAGGGTTGGAAACCGCGGTGGGGAGGGGCCTGTAGGCCATGACGATGACCGACCCGATCGCAGACATGCTGACTCGTCTGCGGAACGCGAACTCGGCGTACCACGACACCGTGGGCATGCCGTACTCGAAGATCAAGGCGCACATCGCCGAGATCCTCCAGCAGGAGGGGTACATCTCCGCCTGGCATGTGGAGGACGCCGAGGTCGGCAAGAAGCTCGTGATCGACCTGAAGTTCGGCCCGACCCGTGAGCGTTCGATCGCCGGGATCAAGCGGGTTTCGAAGCCGGGTCTGCGGGTGTACGCGAAGAAGGACAACCTGCCGAAGGTCCTGGGCGGACTGGGCGTCGCGATCATTTCGACGTCCTCCGGACTGATGACCGACAAGCAGGCCGGCAAGCGCGGCGTGGGCGGAGAAGTCCTCGCCTACGTGTGGTGAGGGGAGGGCACAGAACATGTCTCGTATCGGACGTCTCCCCATTGCCGTCCCGAGCGGCGTGGACGTCAACATCGACGGCCAGGCGGTCACCGTCAAGGGACCCAAGGGCGAACTGAAGCACACCGTCGCCGAGCCCATCGAGGTGAAGCTCGAGGACGGCACCGTCACGGTCGCCCGACCGAACGACGTCAACACCAACCGCGCGCTGCACGGCCTCACCCGGTCGCTGATCGCCAACATGGTCGAGGGCGTCACCAACGGGTACAGCAAGACGCTGGAGATCCGCGGCGTCGGCTACACGGCCGCGGCCAAGGGCCAGAACACGCTGGAGCTCAAGCTGGGCTACAGCCACCCGATCACCTTCGAGGCGCCGGAGGGCATCACCTTCCGCGTCGAGTCCGTGCGTCGCGACCAGATCAACGCGTTGATCCACGTGGACGGCATCGACAAGCAGAAGGTCGGCGAGGCCGCCGCCAACATCCGCAAGCTCCGCAAGCCCGACGTCTACAAGGGCAAGGGCGTGCGGTACCAGGGCGAGCAGGTCCGCAAGAAGGTCGGAAAGGCTGGTAAGTAGTCATGGCAGCAGGCAAGCCCGTGGCCGGCAAGGCCACGTCGGCGCGGGCCAAGTCCCGCGCCCGCCGGCACCTGCGGGTCCGCAAGAAGGTCGTCGGCACCCCCGAGCGGCCCCGCCTGGTCGTGACCCGCTCCACCAAGCACATGTTCGCCCAGGTGATCGACGACACCGTCGGCCACACGCTGGCCTCGGCGTCCACCATGGAGGCGGACCTGCGGGCGGACGACGGCGACAAGACCGCCAAGTCGCGCAAGGTCGGCGAGCTGCTCGCCGCGCGGGCCCGCGAGGCCGGCGTCGCGAAGGTCGTGTTCGACCGCGGCGGCAACCGGTACCACGGCCGCATCGCCGCCCTGGCGGACGGTGCGCGCGAGAAGGGCCTGGAGTTCTGATGGCCCGGACCACGACCATGAACGAGAGGAACCACTGATGGCAGCGCAGAGGCGCGGCGGCGGTCAGGGTGGCGACCGCCGCGACGGCCGCCGCGACGACCGCCGCGGTGGCGCCGACAAGGGACAGTCGTACATCGAGCGCGTTGTGGCGATCAACCGCGTCGCCAAGGTCGTCAAGGGCGGCCGTCGCTTCAGCTTCACCGCGCTGGTCATCGTCGGTGACGGCAACGGCACGGTCGGCGTCGGCTACGGCAAGGCCAAGGAGGTGCCCGCGGCGATCGCCAAGGGCGTCGAGGAGGCCAAGAAGCACTTCTTCAAGGTGCCGCGGATCCAGGGCACCATCCCGCACACCTCGCAGGGCGAGGAGGCTGCCGGCGTGGTGCTGCTGCGTCCGGCCAGCCCCGGTACCGGCGTGATCGCCGGTGGTCCGGTGCGCGCGGTGCTGGAGTGCGCCGGCATCCACGACGTGCTGAGCAAGTCGCTGGGCAGCTCGAACGCGATCAACATCGTGCACGCCACGGTGGCCGCGCTCAAGCAGCTCAACCGGCCCGAGGAGATCGCCGCCAAGCGCGGGCTCCCGCTGGAGGACGTGGCCCCGGCCGCGATGCTGCGTGCCCGCGCCGCCGGCAGTGAGCCGAGGGCGGAGGCCGCGTCGTGAGCCAGCTCAAGATCACGCAGATCAAGTCGCGGATCAGCGAGAAGCAGAACCAGCGTGACACGTTGCGTACCCTGGGCCTGCGGAAGATCGGCCAGAGCGTCGTCCGCGAGGATTCCCAGCAGGTGCGCGGCATGATCCGGACCGTGGCGCACCTCGTTGCGGTCGAGGAGGTCGACTGATCATGGCGGACGTCACCGAGGGTGGTCCCCTCAAGGTGCACGACCTGCGTCCCGCCCCCGGCGCCAACAAGCGCAAGGTCCGCAAGGGCCGGGGCGAGGCGTCCAAGGGCAAGACGGCCGGACGCGGTACCAAGGGCACCAAGGCCCGCAGCACCGTTCCGGTCGGTTTCGAGGGCGGCCAGATGCCGCTGATCCGTCGGATTCCGAAGCTCAAGGGCTTCAAGAACCCGAACCGGGTCGAGTTCCAGGTCGTCAACCTGGACCTGCTGGGCGAGCTGTACCCGCAGGGCGGCGAGATCACCGTCGAGGATCTCGTGGCCAAGGGCGCGGTGCGCAAGAACCAGCCGGTCAAGGTGCTCGGCAACGGCGAGATCTCCGTGGCGGTCCAGGTGAGGGCGCACGCCTTCTCCGCCTCCGCCAAGGAGAAGATCGCGGCTGCCGGCGGTTCGACCGACGAGCTGTAGAGCAGTACACGTCATGCCCATGACAACGCCGGGGTTCGACCCCCGTTCGCCGAGGGCCGTAAGGTCCGTGGCGTCCGGGGGGCGAGCCCCGGTCGCGTCTGCTGTTATTGTTCGTCGAGTCGGCGTCTCTGACGTCGTGTGGTACGACGCCGCCATAGCTGGAAGATCCGGCCCCCTCAGCGGCCACGGACACCGATGCGCGCAGGAGGAATGGTGCTAACCGCGATCACTCGGGCCTTCCGTACCCCGGATCTGCGCAAGAAACTCCTGTTCACGTTGTTCATCATTTTGATCTTCCGGATCGGCTCGCAGCTGCCGACTCCGGGTGTGGACACGGGGGCGATCCGGGCAGCGGTGGATGGCGCCCGCGACGGCGACCAGGGCCAGCTCTACGGCCTGGTCGATCTGTTCAGTGGTGGAGCGCTGCTCAAGCTGTCGGTGTTCGCGCTCGGCATCATGCCGTACATCACCGCGAGCATCATCTTGCAACTTCTGACGGTGGTGATCCCGAGACTGGAGAACCTCAAGAAGGAGGGCCAGGCCGGCACCACCAAGATCACTCAGTACACCCGGTACCTGACCATCGGGTTGGCGATCCTGCAGGCGACCGGCATCGTGGCGATGGCCGCGACCGGCCGGCTGTTCCCGAACGCCTCCGACGTCCTCTACAAGACCGACCTGTTCACGATCATCACCATGGTCGTGGTGATGACGGCGGGCACGTCGGTGATCATGTGGCTGGGCGAGCTGATCACGGACCGGGGTGTCGGCAACGGCATGTCGATCCTGATCTTCACCCAGGTGGTCGCGGTCTTCCCGGCGCAGTTCTGGGCCATCTACAAGAGCAAGGGCACCTTCACCTTCGTCATCGTGATGCTGGTGGGTCTGGCCATCATGGCCGGTGTGGTGTTCGTCGAGCAGGCCCAGCGCCGGATCCCGGTGCAGTACGCCAAGCGCATGGTGGGCCGCCGGATGTACGGCGGCACGTCGACCTACATCCCGTTGAAGGTCAACCAGGCGGGCATCATCCCGGTGATCTTCGCCTCGTCGCTGCTGTACCTGCCGGTGCTGGCGACGCAGTTGTGGCCGGAGAACAAGTGGATGGTCAAGCTGCAGCCCTACCTGCAGCAGGACAACGCCTGGCACATGGCGGTCTTCTTCGCCTTCATCATCTTCTTCACGTACTTCTACGTTGCGATCACCTTCAACCCCACTGAAGTCGCCGACAACATGAAGAAGTATGGTGGGTTCATCCCAGGCATCCGTCCGGGCCGGCCCACCGCCGAGTACCTCGACTACGTGCTCACCCGGATCACCACGCCCGGCGCGCTCTACCTGGGGCTCGTCTCGTTGGTGCCGATGGTCGCGTTCGCCCTGATGCAGGCCGCGGACGACTTCCCGTTCGGCGGCACGAGCATCCTCATCGTCGTCGGCGTGGGACTGGATACCGTGAAGCAGATCGAAAGCCAACTCCAGCAGCGCAACTACGAGGGCTTCCTCCGGTAGTGCGTATCGTTCTCGTGGGCCCCCCGGGAGCGGGCAAGGGGACACAGGCCCAGTTCATCGCATCTCACCTGTCCATCCCGAAGATCTCGACAGGTGACATCTTCCGCGCCAACGTGAGCGGCGGCACCGAACTGGGCCGGCAGGCCAAGCAGTTCATGGACCGCGGTGACCTCGTCCCCGACGAGATCACCATCGCGATGGTGCGGGACCGGCTCGCCGAGGACGACGCTCAGGACGGTTTCCTGCTCGACGGCTTCCCGCGCAACGTGCCGCAGGCCCAGACCCTGAAGAAGATCCTCGACTCCGAGTGGGGCACCCGGCTGGACCTGGTGCTGGAGCTGGTGGTGGACGAGGACGAGGTGGTGCGGCGGCTGTCCGGCCGTCGCACCTGCGGGCAGTGCGGCCAGATCTGCCACGTCGACTGGGACGACAAGAAGGACGACCTCTGCGACGACTGCGGCGGCCGGCTCTTCCAGCGGGACGACGACAAGGAGGACGTCGTCCGGCACCGGCTCGAGGTCTACCAGGAACAGACGGCGCCGCTGGTGTCGTTCTATGCCGATGAGGGCATTCTGGTCGGCATCGACGCGACCGGTCCGGTCGAGGAGGTCACCGAGCGGGCGCTGGAGGCGATCCGCCGGTTCGACACGTGATCGGCCGTCCGTCGGTTCCGCGAGTGGCCGTTCGCCCGCGGAACCGATGAGAGGGGATGCACGTGTGGGGTAGGCGCAGGCGCGGTCCGGCGATTCAGATCAAGAGCCCGGACCAGGTCGAGCTGATGCGCGCCGCCGGGCTGCTGGTCGGGCGGACGCTGGAGCTGCTGCGAGAGTCCGTCAAGCCCGGTATCACCACCGCCGACCTCGACGCGATCGCCGAGGACCACATCCGTTCCCACGACGGGATCCCGTCGTTCAAGGGCTACCACGGCTTTCCCGCCACGATCTGCGCCTCGGTGAACGAGGAGATCGTGCACGGCATCCCCAGCCCGCGCAAGGTGCTGCGGGACGGTGACGTGATCTCCATCGACTGCGGCGCCATCGTCGAGGGCTGGCACGGCGACGCGGCGATCACCGTTCCGGTCGGCCCGATCTCCGCCGAGCAGCGGCGACTGCTGCAGGTGACCGAGGAGGCGCTGTGGCACGGCCTCGCGGCCGGGCGGGTCGGCGCCCGACTCACCGACATCTCCCATGCGATCGAGTCCTACGTCCGCTCTCAGGGCCGCTACGGCATCGTGGAGGGGTACGGCGGGCACGGCATCGGGACGCAGATGCACATGGACCCGTTGATCGCCAACCATGGAGCCCCCGGCCACGGCCCCGAGCTGGAGCCGGGCATGTGCTTCGCGGTCGAGCCGATGGTCAACCTCGGCACCAAGGCCACCCGTGAGCTGGACGACGGCTGGACGGTGGTCACCACCGACGGCCTGCACTCGGCGCACTTCGAGCACACGTTCGCGGTGACGGAGGACGGTCCCCGGGTGCTCACCGCGCTGGACGAGGGCCGGGAGCGGCTCGCCCGGCTCGGTGCCTCCTCCTAGGAGCGGGGGCGCGATGCCGCACGATCCCCAGATGAGGGCCTCGGACGCCGATCGCGACCGGGTCGCCGAGGAGCTGCGGGAGCACTGCGCCACCGGCCGCATCACCCTGGACGAGCTTCAGGAGCGGCTGGACGCCGTCTACGGCGCGAGGACGCACGGCGACCTCGACCGTGTCACCGCCGATCTTCCCGAGGCCGACCTGTACGAGCGGCCCGTTCCCGTT
The DNA window shown above is from Thermomonospora umbrina and carries:
- the rpsJ gene encoding 30S ribosomal protein S10, producing the protein MAGQKIRIRLKAYDHEVIDSSAKKIVETVTRTGAKVAGPVPLPTEKNVYCVIRSPHKYKDSREHFEMRTHKRLIDIIDPTPKTVDSLMRLDLPAGVDIEIKL
- the rplC gene encoding 50S ribosomal protein L3; protein product: MSKQSKGVLGEKLGMTQVFDDEGRIVPVTVVAAGPCVVTQIRTPDKDGYSAVQIGYGQVDPRKVNKPRTGHFEKAGVTPRRFLIELRTDDATEYSLGQEITATVFEAGQRIDVTGTSKGKGTAGVMKRHGFKGLGASHGTQRKHRSPGSIGGCATPGRVFKGLRMAGRMGHVRKTVQNLTIHAIDADKGLLLIKGAIPGPNGGLVLVRDAVKGTGK
- the rplD gene encoding 50S ribosomal protein L4 is translated as MSKLDVELPAEIFDAKTSVPLIHQVIVAQQAAARQGTHSTKTRGEVRGGGKKPYRQKGTGRARQGSTRAPQFAGGGTVHGPQPRDYSQRTPKKMKAAALRGALSDRARHGRIHVVDTLVEGETPKTKAALQALREVSQARRILVVVDREDELTWKSLRNEPSVHLLVQDQLNTYDVMVSDEVVFTKAAYESFIARATNQKGGGDK
- the rplW gene encoding 50S ribosomal protein L23; the protein is MSKIADPRDIIIAPVVSEKSYGLLDENKYTFIVRPDANKVQIRQAVEAVFGVKVTSVNTINRKGKRKRTRFGYGKRKDTKRAIVGLAEGDRIDIFGGPTA
- the rplB gene encoding 50S ribosomal protein L2; translated protein: MGIRKYKPTTPGRRGSSVADFVELTRREPEKSLLRPLPKKGGRNNHGRITTRHQGGGHKRAYRLIDFRRADKDGIPAKVAHIEYDPNRTARIALLHYVDGEKRYILAPQGLKQGDRVENGPGSDIKPGNCLPLRNIPTGTVVHAIELKPGGGAKLARSAGAGCQLLAKEGKYATLRMPSGEMRMVDVRCRATVGEVGNAEQSNINWGKAGRMRWKNKRPTVRGVAMNPIDHPHGGGEGKTSGGRHPVNPKGKKEGRTRQANKASDRLIVRRRSKKKR
- the rpsS gene encoding 30S ribosomal protein S19, which gives rise to MPRSLKKGPFVDDHLYKKVETQNEKGTKNVIKTWSRRSMIIPEMIGHTIAVHDGRKHVPVFVTDAMVGHKLGEFAPTRTFRSHVKEDRRSRRG
- the rplV gene encoding 50S ribosomal protein L22 yields the protein MEARAQARFIRVTPRKARRVVDLIRGLPAAEAQAVLRFAPQAASEPVGKVLASAIANAEHNFKLDTDTLVVSRAWVDEGPTLKRFRPRAQGRAYRINKRTSHITVIVEAREGAAAGNGGGRKRRTR
- the rpsC gene encoding 30S ribosomal protein S3, which encodes MGQKINPHGFRLGITTDFKSRWYADKLYKDYVKEDVAIRRMLQKGMERAGISKVEIERTRDRVRVDIHTARPGIVIGRRGAEADRIRGDLEKLTGKQVQLNILEVKNPEIDAQLVAQGVAEQLSSRVAFRRAMRKAIQSAMKSGAKGIKVQCGGRLGGAEMSRSEFYREGQVPLHTLRADIDYGFYEARTTFGRIGVKVWIYKGEAPTSRAEREARAAQQRSGPGGGGGGERRGGDRRGGRGGERRGGRGGGGGGGRGGAGGAGGGRGGERPQQSQEQAQPTAESAAPAPSGEGS
- the rplP gene encoding 50S ribosomal protein L16 — translated: MLIPRKVKHRKQHHPKRRGMAKGGTKVTFGEFGIQAVEGAYVTNRQIEAARIAMTRHIKRGGKVWINIFPDRPLTKKPAETRMGSGKGSPEWWIANVKPGRVMFELSYPNEVIAREALTRAIHKLPMKCKIVKRELGES
- the rpmC gene encoding 50S ribosomal protein L29; this encodes MAKGLTADELRTEAEDALVTKLKEAKEELFNLRFQAATGQLDNHGRLREVKREIARIYTVMRERELGIVTVAEEPAQEDESND
- the rpsQ gene encoding 30S ribosomal protein S17 gives rise to the protein MTEQAPAEAAKRPSRKIAEGLVVSDKMDKTVVVAVEDRIKHRRYHKIIRRTTKYKAHDEANECGVGDRVRLMETRPLSATKRWRVIEILEKAK
- the rplN gene encoding 50S ribosomal protein L14 — its product is MIQQESRLKVADNTGAKEILCIRVLGGSGRRYAGVGDIIVATVKDALPGAGVKKGDVVKAVVVRTRKERRRADGSYIRFDENAAVLIKDGGDPRGTRIFGPVGRELREKKFMRIISLAPEVL